A portion of the Simkania negevensis Z genome contains these proteins:
- the uvrB gene encoding excinuclease ABC subunit UvrB, protein MSAFKLESPFAPRGDQPLAIERLVEGIQRGKKAQVLLGITGSGKTFTMAQVIEKVQKPTLVLAHNKTLAAQLYQEFKSLFPSNAVEYFVSYYDYYQPEAYVARTDTYIEKDLSINDRIEKLRLKATCSLLERSDVIIVSSVSCIYGLGMPEHFSKMKLRLKVGQTYRRDDVLLHLVELQYTRNDYELSRTHFRVRGDILEVVPSYEEDLAYRIEFFGDEVERISEIDPLTGKVQRRMDAISIYPGSHHVTPEEVRLTALETIQAELKERIAYFGHENLLVEQQRISQRTKYDLEMIKEIGYCKGVENYSRHFAGRQAGQPPACLIDYFPEDFLMFIDESHQTLPQIHAMYNGDRARKKSLVDFGFRLPSAYDNRPLKFEEFYLHINQVVFVSATPGPWEINESGGDIVQQIIRPTGLLDPVIEIRPATNQVDDCLDEIRIETEKGNRVLVTTLTKKLAEDLTKYLKEIGVKAKYLHSDIDTLERVMIIKELRQGIFDVLVGINLLREGLDIPEVSLVTILDADKEGFLRSETSLIQTCGRAARNAEGRVIMYADKRTKSIENTIHITCERRKVQEEHNRKHGITPQTVRKNVTEDLSETFSEYKAAEKKEAAPTFDPKEIQQRIQECEKEMKQAAKDLRFEDAARYRDLLKYYIDCTILEDDPL, encoded by the coding sequence ATGTCAGCATTTAAACTCGAGAGTCCTTTTGCCCCGCGTGGCGATCAGCCACTTGCCATCGAGCGACTCGTAGAAGGGATTCAGCGAGGCAAAAAAGCGCAAGTTCTCCTAGGAATCACTGGCTCAGGAAAGACCTTTACCATGGCCCAAGTCATTGAAAAGGTTCAAAAACCCACACTCGTTTTAGCTCACAATAAAACCCTAGCGGCCCAACTTTACCAAGAGTTTAAATCGCTCTTCCCAAGCAATGCCGTTGAGTACTTTGTTTCTTACTACGACTACTATCAACCAGAAGCCTATGTCGCTCGCACTGACACCTATATTGAAAAAGATCTCTCGATCAATGACCGGATTGAAAAACTGCGCCTCAAAGCAACCTGCTCACTCCTAGAGCGGTCAGATGTCATCATTGTCTCATCTGTCTCGTGCATCTATGGACTTGGCATGCCTGAACACTTTAGCAAAATGAAACTGCGTCTCAAAGTAGGGCAAACCTATAGACGCGATGATGTCCTCCTTCACCTCGTTGAGCTTCAATACACTCGAAATGATTACGAACTGTCTCGCACCCACTTTCGGGTCCGAGGTGACATTTTAGAGGTCGTTCCCTCCTATGAAGAAGACCTCGCCTATCGGATCGAATTTTTTGGCGATGAAGTTGAACGCATTTCTGAAATAGATCCCCTCACAGGAAAAGTCCAGCGTCGCATGGACGCTATTTCTATTTATCCCGGATCGCATCACGTCACGCCAGAAGAGGTGCGTCTCACCGCTCTTGAAACTATCCAAGCAGAACTCAAAGAGCGGATCGCTTACTTTGGGCATGAAAACCTCCTCGTGGAGCAGCAACGCATTAGCCAGCGGACCAAATATGACCTGGAAATGATCAAAGAAATCGGCTACTGCAAAGGCGTTGAAAACTACTCTCGTCACTTTGCGGGACGTCAAGCTGGGCAGCCACCGGCATGTCTCATCGACTATTTCCCCGAAGATTTTCTCATGTTTATCGATGAGTCCCACCAAACTCTTCCTCAAATTCACGCCATGTATAACGGAGACCGCGCCCGTAAAAAGTCTCTTGTTGATTTTGGATTTCGTCTTCCCTCTGCTTATGATAACCGTCCTCTTAAGTTTGAGGAATTTTACCTCCACATCAATCAAGTTGTCTTTGTTTCTGCCACGCCCGGCCCGTGGGAAATCAACGAATCAGGTGGCGACATCGTGCAGCAAATCATTCGTCCCACAGGCCTACTCGACCCCGTCATTGAAATCCGTCCCGCCACGAATCAAGTCGACGATTGTCTCGATGAAATCCGCATTGAAACTGAAAAAGGGAACCGTGTCCTCGTTACCACTCTGACCAAAAAACTTGCCGAAGATCTCACCAAGTACCTCAAAGAAATTGGAGTCAAAGCTAAATACCTCCACTCTGACATCGACACTCTTGAACGGGTTATGATCATTAAAGAGCTACGCCAAGGAATCTTCGACGTCCTTGTTGGGATCAACCTTCTCCGCGAAGGGTTAGACATACCTGAAGTTTCTCTCGTCACCATCCTTGATGCCGATAAAGAAGGTTTTCTCCGCAGTGAGACTTCACTTATCCAAACCTGTGGTCGTGCCGCGCGCAACGCCGAAGGACGCGTGATCATGTACGCCGACAAACGCACCAAATCGATTGAAAATACCATTCATATCACATGTGAGCGCCGCAAAGTCCAAGAAGAGCACAACCGCAAACACGGCATCACCCCGCAAACCGTGCGCAAAAATGTGACGGAAGATCTTTCCGAGACTTTTTCTGAGTATAAAGCTGCTGAGAAGAAAGAAGCTGCGCCCACTTTTGATCCTAAAGAGATTCAACAGCGCATTCAAGAATGTGAAAAAGAAATGAAGCAAGCAGCAAAAGACTTGCGTTTCGAAGATGCCGCGCGCTACCGCGACCTCCTGAAATATTATATAGATTGCACTATCTTAGAAGACGATCCTCTCTGA
- a CDS encoding amino acid permease, with product MKINHFVGGILLVAGTTIGAGMLALPVMTSFVGFVPSLLIFAVCWLVMLATAFFFLDVNFAIEGEINLISMAHKTLGTWGKALSWIVYLLLLYSLTAAYIAAGAPLFQMAITALTGYEIPLWVAHFALPVIFGGFVYLGTLGVDVVNRFLMLGLCISYLLLIGFLPEHIHGKLLTHIDWNPTFVALPVVITSFGYHIIIPSLTTYMHHDKKHLQWTLLIGSIIPLVIYILWQVVILGIVPLEGKVSLVEAWKQGLSVTQPLAQIVQNQWIKVGAHFFSFFAIVTSFLGVSLSLSDFLTDGFKLKKTWEGRLFAILLTFIPPLIFVFTYQRGFIIALEYAAAFVAILLIFLPAIMAWHLEKPKFYKTTGGRILLIAIMIFAFFIVLISVLEQWGYFKPLIAKYVSI from the coding sequence ATGAAAATCAATCATTTTGTCGGAGGTATCCTCCTCGTTGCAGGAACGACAATTGGAGCGGGAATGCTCGCTCTACCTGTAATGACATCGTTTGTCGGTTTTGTCCCCTCGCTCCTCATCTTTGCGGTGTGTTGGCTCGTGATGCTTGCAACGGCTTTTTTCTTTCTCGATGTGAATTTTGCAATAGAAGGGGAAATCAACCTCATTTCGATGGCGCACAAAACCCTAGGAACATGGGGTAAAGCCCTGAGTTGGATTGTCTACCTCTTATTGCTCTATTCCCTTACAGCTGCCTACATTGCTGCGGGAGCTCCCTTGTTTCAAATGGCCATTACCGCGCTGACCGGATACGAAATTCCCCTATGGGTAGCTCATTTTGCCTTACCAGTCATCTTCGGAGGCTTTGTCTATCTTGGCACCTTAGGTGTGGATGTTGTGAACCGATTTTTGATGCTTGGTTTGTGCATTTCCTATCTCCTGCTCATTGGGTTTTTACCAGAGCATATTCACGGAAAACTACTCACTCACATCGATTGGAATCCAACCTTCGTCGCTCTCCCCGTTGTGATCACTTCGTTTGGATATCACATCATTATTCCCAGTTTGACGACCTATATGCACCACGACAAAAAACACCTTCAATGGACCTTGCTCATAGGAAGCATTATTCCCTTAGTGATCTATATTTTGTGGCAGGTTGTCATTTTAGGCATCGTCCCTCTCGAAGGAAAAGTCAGTTTAGTCGAAGCGTGGAAGCAAGGGCTTTCAGTTACCCAACCGCTAGCTCAGATTGTGCAGAACCAATGGATTAAAGTGGGGGCCCACTTTTTCTCCTTTTTTGCGATCGTCACCTCCTTTTTAGGGGTATCGCTCAGCTTGTCGGACTTTTTAACCGATGGATTCAAACTCAAAAAAACCTGGGAAGGACGGCTATTTGCGATTTTACTCACCTTCATCCCCCCACTGATTTTCGTATTTACCTATCAACGAGGATTCATCATTGCCTTAGAATATGCAGCTGCGTTTGTTGCGATACTTCTCATCTTTTTACCTGCTATCATGGCATGGCATTTGGAAAAACCCAAGTTTTACAAAACAACAGGTGGGCGCATATTGCTTATTGCCATCATGATATTTGCATTTTTCATTGTGCTCATTAGTGTTTTAGAGCAGTGGGGCTACTTCAAACCCTTAATTGCAAAATATGTCAGCATTTAA
- a CDS encoding AAA family ATPase, translated as MTKKLIGRREEKKLLSNRLASKEAEFIAVYGRRRVGKTYLIKYAIESAKLNSIEVTGLKDGSLRHQLDIFTRAFEKAFQPLYKLALPSNWMEAFDLLTNAIDQLPKKKPFVIFFDELPWLATPKSGLLQALDYFWNTEWTHRTNIKLIVCGSAASWILDNLINAKGGLHNRLTTNILLKPFNIQETAEFLNSRSIRMNKMQTLDLYLVMGGIPYYLKAVEKGLSAMQNINQICFTATGLLFGEFDRLYSSLFKNSDAYIEMIDMIAKHPQGVDLSSMEQGLKFSTSGGTLTKRLQELEAAGFIISFIPYGRGKKGIYYRIIDEYTLFYFRWIKPVTNRIKLASSQANYWQSKSQSAQWKSWVGNAFEAFCYKHIDQIAKALKLHTGFSIGTWRYIPKTKNEKGTQIDLLLDCDDGIINIFEIKYSKTPFRITKQYATQLGDKLDIFSEHFKTTKDLYLTMITVAGLTSNSYVDELVRNELTLDDFL; from the coding sequence ATGACAAAAAAACTAATTGGTCGACGAGAAGAAAAAAAGCTTTTATCAAACAGACTAGCTTCCAAAGAAGCCGAGTTCATTGCTGTATATGGAAGAAGACGAGTGGGGAAAACCTATTTAATCAAATACGCCATCGAAAGCGCAAAACTAAATTCCATTGAAGTCACAGGATTGAAAGATGGCTCTTTGCGTCATCAATTAGACATTTTTACCCGTGCTTTTGAGAAAGCATTTCAACCCCTATACAAGTTAGCTTTACCTTCTAATTGGATGGAAGCTTTTGACTTACTCACTAATGCAATCGATCAACTTCCAAAAAAGAAACCCTTTGTTATTTTCTTTGATGAACTTCCCTGGCTAGCAACTCCCAAATCGGGACTTTTACAAGCATTAGATTATTTCTGGAACACCGAATGGACTCATCGTACAAATATCAAACTTATTGTATGCGGCAGCGCAGCTTCATGGATTCTAGACAATCTCATCAATGCAAAAGGGGGATTGCATAATCGTCTCACAACCAACATCCTACTTAAGCCTTTTAATATTCAGGAAACAGCTGAATTTTTAAATAGCCGCTCCATTCGGATGAATAAAATGCAAACCTTGGATCTCTATTTGGTCATGGGAGGAATTCCCTATTATCTAAAGGCTGTGGAAAAGGGACTTTCTGCCATGCAAAACATCAACCAAATATGTTTCACTGCAACAGGGCTTCTTTTCGGAGAGTTTGACCGCCTATATAGCTCTCTTTTCAAAAATTCTGACGCATACATCGAAATGATTGATATGATAGCAAAGCACCCTCAGGGGGTCGATTTGAGCTCAATGGAACAAGGATTAAAATTCTCCACTTCAGGTGGAACGCTAACAAAGCGTTTACAAGAATTAGAGGCTGCAGGTTTCATCATCAGTTTTATCCCCTATGGGCGAGGGAAAAAGGGAATCTACTATCGCATTATCGATGAATATACATTGTTTTATTTTCGGTGGATCAAACCAGTTACAAATCGCATCAAGTTAGCTTCATCACAAGCAAATTATTGGCAATCCAAATCCCAATCCGCACAATGGAAAAGTTGGGTGGGTAATGCATTTGAAGCTTTTTGTTATAAACACATTGATCAAATTGCCAAAGCTTTGAAACTTCACACCGGATTTAGCATTGGTACTTGGCGTTACATCCCAAAAACGAAAAATGAAAAAGGGACTCAAATTGACCTCCTTCTTGACTGCGATGACGGCATCATAAATATCTTTGAGATCAAATACTCCAAAACACCCTTTCGCATTACAAAACAGTATGCAACTCAGTTAGGTGATAAGTTAGATATTTTCAGTGAGCATTTCAAAACGACAAAAGATCTTTACTTAACAATGATTACTGTAGCCGGACTCACTTCTAATTCTTATGTCGATGAGCTTGTAAGAAACGAATTAACCTTGGATGATTTCCTTTAA
- a CDS encoding ATP-binding protein has protein sequence MKIFKRALKEKLIQTLKRGKSVLLLGPRQTGKTTLIQEFKADLEVTLLISKTRRQYEADPDQLIREVKALNNSKISLPLVIIDEVQKVPALMDCVQYLIDKGLAQFILTGSSARKLRHNKNVNLLPGRVIQLRLDPFTLEEVSTPLAPIEDFLLYGSLPAIRLEEDNDVREQELDSYVDLYLEDEVRAEALVRDIGAFENFLRLAAIESGNIVNFDKISQDIGVARTTISAYYQILEDCLIAERVEPYFESRSRKKLTKSPKYLFFDLGLRRLAAVEQQILPQKYLGSLFEQFVGLELIRWSRFQSHKTSVHFWRDSSGPEVDWVLNRNQSLLPIEVKWTDTPGVRDAKHLELFLKEYPAATQAYVVCQVAHPQQLSEKIEAISWRNLTQRLSSWGQSVSK, from the coding sequence ATGAAGATATTCAAGCGAGCTCTAAAAGAAAAACTCATTCAGACTTTAAAACGGGGTAAAAGCGTATTACTTTTAGGTCCTAGACAGACTGGAAAAACAACATTGATTCAAGAATTTAAAGCTGATCTTGAAGTGACTTTATTGATCTCCAAAACTCGGCGCCAGTATGAAGCTGATCCTGATCAATTGATTAGAGAGGTTAAAGCTCTGAACAATTCAAAAATCTCTTTACCTTTAGTCATTATTGATGAAGTGCAAAAAGTGCCTGCATTAATGGATTGTGTACAGTATTTGATTGATAAGGGTCTTGCTCAATTTATCCTTACGGGATCATCTGCACGAAAGCTCAGACATAACAAAAATGTAAATCTTCTTCCTGGACGAGTGATTCAATTGCGCCTTGATCCTTTTACTTTAGAGGAAGTTTCCACTCCACTCGCTCCGATAGAAGATTTTTTGCTTTATGGTTCTCTACCAGCTATTCGCTTAGAGGAAGATAATGATGTTAGAGAACAAGAGTTAGACTCTTATGTAGACTTGTATCTTGAAGATGAAGTGAGAGCAGAAGCTCTTGTACGTGATATTGGGGCATTCGAAAACTTTCTCCGCCTCGCTGCGATTGAGTCGGGTAATATCGTTAACTTTGACAAGATTTCTCAGGATATCGGTGTAGCCAGAACAACAATTTCTGCCTACTATCAAATCTTAGAAGATTGCCTAATTGCTGAACGAGTAGAACCTTATTTTGAAAGCCGATCGCGAAAAAAATTGACCAAATCTCCCAAGTATTTGTTTTTTGACTTAGGACTTAGGCGACTTGCTGCTGTAGAACAGCAGATCTTACCTCAAAAATATTTAGGAAGCCTATTTGAACAATTTGTTGGGCTAGAACTTATCCGATGGTCTCGTTTTCAAAGCCATAAAACATCGGTTCATTTTTGGAGGGATTCTTCTGGTCCTGAAGTTGATTGGGTCTTAAATCGCAATCAATCTTTGCTACCTATTGAGGTAAAATGGACAGATACCCCTGGAGTGCGAGATGCAAAACATCTTGAGCTGTTTCTTAAAGAGTACCCAGCAGCAACTCAAGCTTATGTTGTGTGTCAAGTGGCTCATCCTCAGCAGTTGTCAGAGAAAATAGAGGCAATTTCGTGGAGAAATTTAACTCAAAGACTCTCAAGCTGGGGGCAGAGCGTGTCCAAATAA
- a CDS encoding amino acid permease, with protein MKKHGSILGGTLLITGSCIGAGMLGLPILTGLAGFLPTFIMFVIAWLFMTTTALLMIETLGWFDKPVNLISMVGHTLGPIGKLLCWFLYLFLFYALLVAYMSASGNHVSSFSHYTLSLKFPDWGGTLFFVILFGWLVYLGTRPVDHLNRFLMVGKIGAYLLLIFLGIRYIAPRLLLYFEPKYALVSFPILIISFGFHNMIPSLFHYMGGDRKRVRQAIWYGSIFAFVIYLIWEIIVLGILPIGEIQSSFQADIDGAQALHNYLGSTWIGYAAQVLAFFAILTSFLAQSLSLVHFLRDGFKLHKKKREHLGMCALALLPPLFFSVAFPKIFFQALNFAGGICAVVLFGIFPALMAWIGRYQKKHLLEDRVRGGKPLLLGVLLVACFIFFYQLTQMLGF; from the coding sequence ATGAAAAAACACGGAAGCATACTAGGTGGCACACTTCTCATTACGGGAAGTTGTATCGGAGCAGGCATGCTCGGCCTTCCCATTTTGACAGGTCTTGCTGGTTTTCTTCCCACGTTCATCATGTTTGTCATCGCGTGGCTGTTTATGACAACCACTGCTTTACTGATGATCGAAACCTTAGGGTGGTTTGATAAGCCTGTCAATCTCATTTCAATGGTTGGTCACACTCTTGGCCCGATTGGGAAGCTTCTTTGTTGGTTTCTCTACCTCTTCCTTTTTTACGCCTTACTTGTTGCTTATATGTCAGCCAGTGGAAACCACGTCTCCTCCTTTTCTCACTACACACTCAGTTTAAAATTTCCCGATTGGGGTGGCACCCTTTTTTTTGTGATTCTGTTTGGATGGCTCGTCTATTTAGGCACGCGTCCTGTCGACCATCTCAACCGTTTTCTCATGGTAGGAAAAATTGGAGCGTATCTTTTACTGATCTTTTTAGGAATTCGTTATATTGCGCCCCGACTTTTGCTCTATTTTGAACCAAAATATGCCCTCGTGTCGTTTCCCATCCTCATTATTTCGTTTGGATTTCACAATATGATTCCCAGTCTCTTTCATTACATGGGAGGAGATAGAAAACGTGTCAGACAAGCCATTTGGTATGGTTCGATTTTTGCTTTTGTCATCTATCTGATATGGGAAATCATTGTCCTTGGGATCTTACCAATAGGCGAAATCCAATCGAGTTTTCAAGCAGATATCGACGGTGCTCAAGCCTTGCACAATTATCTTGGCTCAACTTGGATTGGGTACGCAGCGCAAGTGCTTGCTTTTTTTGCTATCCTCACATCTTTTTTGGCTCAGTCGCTCAGCCTTGTCCATTTCTTGCGGGATGGGTTCAAGCTGCACAAGAAAAAGCGGGAGCATCTGGGCATGTGCGCTCTAGCCCTCTTGCCGCCACTCTTCTTTTCCGTTGCATTTCCGAAAATTTTCTTTCAAGCGCTGAACTTTGCTGGTGGAATCTGCGCAGTTGTTTTGTTTGGGATTTTTCCCGCCCTCATGGCTTGGATTGGCAGATACCAAAAAAAGCATTTGCTAGAAGACCGCGTCAGAGGCGGCAAACCTCTTCTCCTGGGTGTCCTCCTCGTTGCATGCTTTATTTTTTTCTACCAGCTCACTCAGATGCTTGGTTTTTGA